Proteins found in one Paenibacillus borealis genomic segment:
- the cobI gene encoding precorrin-2 C(20)-methyltransferase — translation MDEEELKLEERLTPRAVGTLYGVGVGPGDPELITLKACRLLRECPVIAYPATKKGGKSYAHEIIEMHVNPDEKIMLGLIFPMTKDPVLLASGWNRTVELCWGELKQGRDVAFVTEGDPNLFSTFIHLARLMQELHPGVPIVSIPGISSVLGAAAALEQPLADGDQRVGIIPATDDRDALKEALLHHDTVVFLKVAKVLDLVLDVLDELGLSGKASVVTKVTSPYETVWRDARDLRGKELEYLSLMVVSK, via the coding sequence ATGGATGAGGAAGAGCTGAAGCTGGAGGAAAGACTGACTCCCCGGGCGGTCGGGACGTTGTACGGTGTCGGTGTCGGCCCCGGTGATCCGGAGCTGATTACGCTCAAGGCCTGCCGGCTGCTGCGGGAATGTCCGGTGATTGCCTACCCGGCAACCAAAAAAGGCGGCAAATCCTACGCCCACGAAATCATCGAGATGCATGTGAATCCGGATGAGAAAATCATGCTCGGACTGATCTTCCCGATGACGAAGGATCCGGTGCTGCTGGCCAGCGGCTGGAACCGCACCGTGGAGCTGTGCTGGGGTGAGCTGAAGCAGGGCCGGGATGTGGCTTTTGTAACGGAGGGGGACCCGAATCTCTTCAGTACCTTCATTCACCTGGCACGGCTGATGCAGGAGCTGCATCCCGGTGTGCCAATCGTCTCCATTCCGGGGATTTCCTCGGTCCTTGGCGCGGCGGCTGCCCTGGAGCAGCCCTTGGCGGACGGAGATCAGCGGGTGGGAATTATTCCGGCGACTGATGACCGAGACGCACTGAAGGAAGCGCTGCTGCATCACGATACGGTGGTGTTCCTTAAGGTGGCCAAGGTGCTGGATCTGGTGCTGGATGTGCTGGATGAACTGGGGCTGTCCGGCAAAGCATCCGTCGTTACCAAGGTAACCTCTCCATATGAAACCGTATGGCGCGATGCGCGGGATCTGCGGGGCAAGGAACTGGAGTACTTAAGTCTGATGGTGGTGAGCAAATGA
- the cobM gene encoding precorrin-4 C(11)-methyltransferase — translation MVLEPKVYIVGAGPGDPELITVKGSRILRSADVVLYADSLVSEELIHSAKPGAEILRSSGLDLEQQVELMAAAVQSGKSVARVHTGDPSMYGAILEQMSLLKLCGVRYEIVPGVSSVFASAAALGAELTVPELTQTVILTRAEGRTPVPEREQLRKLAEHHCTVALFLSASLAGHAAGEFLAAGWSPDTPVAVVKRATWPDQQILRTTVQNLEADLRDAGITMHAMILAGWALDPGLTDRDQHRSKLYDKAFTHGCREGTGSGE, via the coding sequence ATCGTGCTTGAACCTAAAGTATATATTGTGGGTGCCGGTCCCGGAGATCCGGAGCTGATTACAGTAAAAGGCAGCCGGATTCTGCGCTCGGCGGACGTGGTGCTCTATGCCGATTCACTCGTCAGTGAGGAGCTGATCCACAGCGCGAAGCCCGGTGCAGAGATACTGCGAAGCTCAGGACTGGATCTGGAGCAGCAGGTGGAGCTAATGGCGGCAGCAGTCCAGTCCGGTAAAAGCGTAGCCCGCGTCCACACGGGCGACCCGTCCATGTACGGCGCGATTCTGGAGCAGATGTCGCTGCTGAAGCTGTGCGGCGTCCGCTATGAAATCGTGCCGGGTGTAAGCTCGGTCTTTGCATCCGCAGCGGCGCTTGGCGCAGAGCTGACCGTGCCGGAGCTGACGCAGACGGTGATTCTGACCCGCGCGGAAGGACGCACACCGGTGCCGGAGCGTGAGCAGCTGCGCAAGCTGGCCGAGCATCACTGTACAGTAGCGCTCTTCCTGAGTGCTTCACTGGCCGGGCATGCGGCCGGGGAATTCCTGGCTGCCGGCTGGAGTCCGGATACACCGGTTGCTGTAGTGAAGCGGGCTACCTGGCCGGATCAGCAGATTCTGCGGACAACGGTGCAGAATTTGGAGGCAGATCTGCGTGATGCGGGCATCACCATGCATGCCATGATCCTGGCCGGATGGGCGCTGGACCCCGGACTGACGGACCGCGATCAGCACCGCTCCAAGCTCTATGATAAGGCGTTTACCCATGGCTGCCGGGAAGGAACAGGCTCTGGTGAGTAA